One region of Niallia sp. Man26 genomic DNA includes:
- a CDS encoding DUF3048 domain-containing protein, with protein sequence MKKSIVLFLAAVFLLLTACSKEPESVGTHDENHQGGDAGKDEGSVEDLGYTFPLTGLSADVKSSERAVSVMVNNHPKARPQTGLTDADIVYEVLAEGEITRFLAIYQSKAPKLIGPVRSARDYYIELAKGYDGLYIAHGYSPEAKRLLTEGFIDNLNGMQYDGTLFQRSAQRQAPHNSYISYSNILKGAQQNNYDMDVSPRPLTFLNEQEVNQIQGEAANKISIYYGSNPQYNSLFYYDKDTEKYIRYSNGEKTVDYESGMPVAVSNVFILEAEHHTADSKGRRDIDLQSGGDGYLLQKGKWNKVEWKNIDGRLLPFDGDRQIGLVPGKTWINIIPSDPGLDAAVSLETQ encoded by the coding sequence ATGAAAAAGAGCATAGTATTGTTTTTGGCGGCAGTTTTTCTTTTATTGACAGCATGCAGCAAAGAACCGGAAAGTGTAGGCACACATGATGAAAATCATCAGGGCGGTGATGCTGGCAAGGACGAAGGCAGTGTGGAGGATTTAGGGTATACATTTCCTCTGACAGGCCTGTCTGCAGATGTGAAAAGCAGTGAGCGAGCAGTCAGCGTTATGGTGAATAATCATCCGAAAGCAAGGCCGCAGACTGGTTTAACTGATGCTGATATTGTATATGAGGTTCTGGCTGAAGGAGAGATAACAAGGTTTCTTGCCATCTATCAGAGCAAGGCTCCAAAGCTGATTGGGCCTGTCAGAAGCGCAAGAGACTACTATATTGAACTTGCTAAAGGTTATGATGGCCTTTATATTGCGCATGGTTATAGTCCGGAAGCAAAGAGGCTGTTGACAGAGGGCTTTATTGATAATCTTAACGGTATGCAGTATGACGGAACATTGTTTCAGCGTTCCGCTCAAAGGCAAGCGCCTCATAATTCGTATATCAGCTATAGCAATATATTAAAAGGGGCGCAACAAAATAATTATGATATGGATGTATCACCTAGACCGCTCACCTTTTTAAATGAACAAGAGGTAAACCAAATACAAGGGGAAGCAGCGAATAAAATATCCATATATTATGGTTCGAACCCACAGTACAATTCTTTATTCTATTATGATAAAGACACTGAAAAGTATATCAGGTATTCAAACGGCGAAAAAACCGTGGATTACGAATCCGGCATGCCTGTTGCCGTAAGCAATGTGTTCATTTTGGAAGCAGAACATCACACAGCCGACAGCAAAGGCAGACGAGATATAGATTTGCAATCTGGTGGAGATGGCTACTTGCTTCAAAAAGGCAAGTGGAATAAGGTTGAATGGAAAAACATAGATGGCCGGCTTCTTCCGTTTGACGGTGACCGGCAAATAGGACTTGTTCCCGGAAAGACATGGATAAATATCATACCTTCTGATCCTGGATTAGACGCAGCCGTTTCATTAGAGACACAATAA
- a CDS encoding CamS family sex pheromone protein, whose product MKRSFLFIASLVFLLTACAPNFQKEEEVKSETGDNETETAILPKFKISDEYYSMSLPFKTSEARGLVVNNLNSRYDISEFESGLMRVAQNTFSTENYYFQEGQYLNSSTVASWLNRKYTAKELKDKKMSESDNVGLNPSDEDKSQAESGEMDPIYLAHILEHDYLVKNEETNKLELGGVTIGLALNSVYYYQEKNNGSTKKKDISQQTLQREGKKIAAEVIKRLRKIEGLENVPINIALFEQKETSSVVPGNFIAYANAGSGESSLGEWKSINEKYVIYPNNDSQYKTENAAFSKFQNDIEEYFPNFNGVIGKGFYINNKLRSLSIEMKIQFYGATEVIGFSQYVAGKVMDRFKDTNQAVQVSITSANGEEALIVRDAGQDEPFVHIYQ is encoded by the coding sequence ATGAAAAGAAGCTTTTTATTTATAGCCAGTCTCGTTTTTCTACTTACTGCCTGTGCCCCCAACTTCCAGAAAGAAGAGGAAGTAAAGAGTGAAACAGGCGATAATGAAACGGAGACAGCCATCCTGCCGAAATTCAAAATATCGGATGAGTATTACAGCATGAGTCTTCCTTTCAAAACATCGGAGGCGAGAGGGCTTGTCGTCAATAATTTAAATTCAAGGTACGACATCAGTGAGTTTGAGAGCGGTTTGATGCGAGTTGCCCAAAACACATTCAGTACAGAAAACTATTATTTTCAAGAGGGGCAGTATTTGAATAGTTCAACAGTTGCTTCATGGCTGAACAGAAAGTACACAGCGAAGGAACTGAAAGATAAGAAAATGTCTGAAAGTGACAATGTCGGGTTGAATCCTTCTGATGAAGATAAGAGCCAAGCAGAAAGTGGAGAGATGGATCCGATATATCTTGCACATATTCTCGAGCATGATTATTTAGTGAAAAATGAAGAAACAAATAAATTGGAGCTGGGCGGTGTGACAATCGGCCTTGCACTAAATTCGGTTTATTATTATCAGGAAAAAAATAACGGATCTACAAAAAAGAAAGATATTAGTCAGCAAACACTTCAAAGAGAAGGGAAGAAAATTGCTGCAGAGGTTATCAAAAGGCTCAGAAAAATCGAAGGCTTAGAAAATGTACCAATCAACATCGCCTTGTTTGAACAAAAAGAGACGTCCTCTGTTGTACCAGGCAATTTTATTGCTTATGCGAATGCAGGAAGTGGAGAATCTTCTTTAGGTGAGTGGAAAAGTATAAATGAGAAGTATGTGATTTATCCGAATAATGATAGCCAGTATAAAACAGAAAATGCTGCCTTCTCAAAATTTCAAAATGATATTGAAGAATATTTCCCGAATTTCAATGGTGTAATCGGCAAAGGATTTTATATAAACAATAAGCTGCGGAGCCTCAGCATTGAGATGAAGATACAATTTTATGGAGCGACAGAAGTCATCGGTTTCTCCCAATATGTAGCTGGGAAAGTGATGGATCGTTTCAAAGACACAAACCAGGCAGTACAGGTTAGCATAACTTCTGCAAATGGAGAAGAAGCACTGATAGTCAGAGATGCAGGTCAGGATGAACCGTTCGTTCATATTTATCAGTAA
- the ligA gene encoding NAD-dependent DNA ligase LigA, producing the protein MDLQAAEKRVKELHNLLNKYNYEYHVLDNPSVPDAEYDALLKELVDLEQTFPELKTSDSPSQRVGGEILDMFSKVQHETPMLSLGNAFNEADLRDFDRKVRQAIGDNFSYVCELKIDGLAVSLRYVDGLFELGATRGDGTTGEDITANLKTIRSIPLRLNQPVSIEVRGEAFMPKKSFEALNKAKDENGEEPFANPRNAAAGSLRQLDPRIAASRNLDIFLYAIGDPGETGVRSHSQGLDLLDELGFKTNKERQRCATIEDVLQYVEGWQDKRPHLPYEIDGIVIKVDSLEQQDELGTTAKSPRWAIAYKFPAEEVVTKLLDIELSIGRTGVLTPTALLAPVKVAGTTVKRASLHNEDLIREKDIKIGDSVVVKKAGDIIPEVVNVLVERRTGEEQDFIMPTECPECGSELVRIEGEVALRCINPKCPAQIREGLIHFVSRNAMNIDGLGERVVSQLFSEKLIEDVADLYKLTYEQLINLERMGEKSVTNLLNAIAASKSNSLERLLFGLGIRHVGAKAAKTIAMEFSNMDALANASVEDLKAINEIGDKMADSIVAFFEQEEAAELIEELKASGVNMEYTGARPVALEDSDSVFAGKTIVLTGKLEQLSRNEAKEKIELLGGKITGSVSKKTDLVIAGEDAGSKLTKAEQLGIEVWDEDKLLEELKVKGV; encoded by the coding sequence ATGGATCTACAAGCAGCAGAAAAAAGGGTAAAGGAATTGCATAACCTTTTAAATAAATATAACTATGAATATCATGTACTTGATAATCCCTCTGTTCCCGATGCAGAATATGATGCTCTTTTAAAAGAGCTTGTTGATTTGGAACAAACATTTCCTGAATTAAAGACAAGCGACTCTCCTTCCCAAAGGGTTGGAGGGGAAATTTTGGATATGTTCTCAAAGGTCCAGCATGAGACACCGATGCTTAGTCTTGGGAATGCCTTTAATGAAGCTGATTTACGTGATTTTGACAGAAAGGTGCGCCAAGCAATTGGAGACAACTTTTCTTATGTTTGTGAGCTGAAGATAGATGGACTGGCTGTGTCGCTTCGCTATGTAGATGGATTGTTTGAACTGGGAGCGACACGCGGTGATGGCACTACTGGGGAGGATATTACAGCGAACTTAAAGACAATTCGCTCCATCCCTCTTCGGTTAAATCAGCCTGTAAGCATTGAAGTGCGAGGCGAAGCCTTCATGCCGAAGAAATCCTTTGAAGCACTGAATAAAGCAAAAGATGAGAACGGAGAAGAGCCGTTTGCCAACCCAAGGAATGCGGCAGCTGGCTCTCTCAGACAGCTTGATCCGAGGATTGCGGCTTCCCGAAATCTTGACATCTTCCTTTATGCGATTGGAGATCCTGGAGAAACAGGTGTGCGATCTCACAGCCAAGGACTTGATTTGTTAGATGAGCTAGGCTTTAAAACGAATAAAGAAAGACAGCGTTGTGCAACAATTGAGGATGTACTTCAGTATGTGGAAGGCTGGCAGGATAAGCGCCCTCATCTTCCATATGAAATCGATGGAATTGTTATTAAGGTTGACAGCTTGGAGCAGCAAGACGAGTTAGGTACTACTGCGAAAAGTCCAAGATGGGCAATCGCCTATAAGTTCCCTGCTGAAGAGGTTGTCACAAAGCTCCTTGATATCGAGCTAAGCATCGGACGAACAGGTGTGTTGACGCCGACAGCGTTGCTTGCCCCTGTTAAGGTGGCGGGGACTACTGTCAAACGGGCATCTTTGCATAATGAAGATTTAATTCGCGAAAAAGATATTAAAATCGGCGACAGTGTTGTTGTAAAAAAAGCGGGCGACATTATTCCTGAGGTCGTGAATGTTCTTGTGGAAAGACGAACAGGCGAAGAGCAGGACTTTATCATGCCGACTGAATGTCCTGAATGCGGCAGTGAACTGGTAAGAATTGAAGGAGAAGTGGCTCTGCGCTGCATTAATCCTAAATGTCCTGCCCAAATAAGAGAAGGGCTAATCCACTTTGTGTCCCGCAATGCCATGAATATTGACGGACTTGGCGAAAGGGTTGTTAGTCAGCTGTTTTCTGAAAAGCTGATTGAAGATGTTGCTGACCTCTATAAGCTTACATATGAGCAGCTTATTAATCTGGAAAGAATGGGCGAAAAGTCTGTGACGAACTTGTTGAATGCTATTGCTGCATCTAAAAGTAATTCCTTAGAGAGGCTGTTGTTTGGGTTAGGAATTCGTCATGTTGGAGCGAAGGCTGCTAAGACGATTGCGATGGAATTCAGCAATATGGACGCATTGGCTAATGCGAGTGTTGAAGACTTAAAAGCAATTAATGAGATAGGCGATAAAATGGCTGATTCAATTGTTGCATTCTTCGAGCAGGAAGAGGCTGCAGAGCTGATTGAGGAGCTTAAAGCTTCTGGAGTAAACATGGAATATACAGGTGCAAGACCTGTTGCACTTGAGGATTCAGACAGCGTGTTTGCCGGAAAAACAATTGTTTTAACTGGTAAACTAGAGCAGCTTTCCCGTAATGAAGCGAAAGAAAAAATCGAGCTTTTAGGCGGGAAGATTACGGGAAGTGTCAGCAAAAAAACAGATCTCGTAATCGCCGGTGAGGATGCAGGCAGCAAATTGACGAAAGCAGAACAGCTGGGAATTGAAGTTTGGGATGAGGATAAGCTGTTGGAAGAACTAAAGGTTAAAGGTGTGTAA
- a CDS encoding organic hydroperoxide resistance protein: MSETLFTTSVKAVGGREGRVESEDYVIQLETAMPGTPRAKQLEDATNPEQLFAAGYAACFDGALQMIAGKERVKFESEVTASVSLIKDPTDQGFKLGVKLSVKGTGVDKATLEDLVHKAHNFCPYSKATRGNIDVTLEVIAA, from the coding sequence ATGTCAGAAACATTGTTCACTACATCTGTAAAAGCGGTTGGCGGAAGAGAAGGAAGAGTAGAATCAGAGGATTATGTCATTCAATTAGAAACAGCAATGCCTGGCACACCAAGAGCAAAACAGCTTGAGGATGCAACTAACCCAGAGCAGCTGTTTGCAGCAGGCTATGCAGCTTGTTTCGATGGAGCTCTTCAGATGATCGCAGGAAAAGAACGTGTGAAATTTGAATCAGAAGTGACAGCAAGTGTCAGCCTTATAAAAGATCCAACAGACCAAGGTTTTAAACTTGGTGTTAAATTGTCTGTCAAAGGTACTGGCGTAGATAAAGCTACTTTAGAAGATCTTGTTCATAAAGCACATAATTTCTGCCCATACTCTAAAGCAACTAGAGGCAATATTGACGTTACACTTGAAGTTATTGCTGCATAA
- a CDS encoding heptaprenylglyceryl phosphate synthase yields the protein MYNVREWRHVFKLDPNKEISDEHLEKIAESGTDAIIIGGTDGVTLENVLSIMSRVRRYTVPCILEISTIDAITPGFDLYFIPTVLNSKDTKWVTGLHHEAVKEYGEIMNWEEILVQGYCILNSDCKAAKATDANTDLDALDVAAYAMMAEKMLHLPIFYLEYSGSYGDVEVVKAAKRNLTDTVLFYGGGIRSLDDAQKMALEADVVVVGNIIYDDIAAALSTVKIKNLH from the coding sequence ATGTACAATGTCCGTGAGTGGCGTCACGTTTTTAAATTAGATCCGAATAAAGAAATTTCAGATGAACATTTAGAGAAAATAGCTGAATCAGGAACAGATGCGATTATCATTGGCGGGACAGATGGGGTTACGCTTGAAAATGTGCTGAGCATCATGTCCCGAGTCAGAAGATATACAGTTCCTTGCATACTAGAAATATCAACAATCGATGCTATTACTCCCGGTTTTGATCTTTACTTCATACCAACTGTCTTAAACAGCAAGGATACAAAATGGGTGACAGGTCTGCATCATGAAGCAGTAAAGGAATATGGTGAGATTATGAATTGGGAAGAGATACTTGTCCAAGGCTATTGCATCTTAAACAGTGATTGCAAAGCAGCTAAAGCAACAGATGCGAATACCGACCTCGATGCCCTTGATGTTGCTGCATATGCAATGATGGCAGAGAAAATGTTGCACCTGCCTATTTTTTATCTTGAGTACAGCGGTTCTTACGGAGACGTGGAGGTTGTCAAGGCAGCGAAAAGAAATCTGACCGATACTGTCCTTTTTTACGGCGGAGGAATAAGATCACTGGATGACGCGCAGAAAATGGCGCTCGAGGCAGATGTAGTGGTTGTTGGAAATATTATTTATGATGATATAGCGGCTGCTTTAAGCACCGTGAAAATAAAGAATCTGCATTGA
- a CDS encoding adenine deaminase C-terminal domain-containing protein — protein sequence MLEQRYRWKNKLLRKHVSVLNGEIAPSIILQNAKYLNQILRKWICANIWIYQDRIIYVGQEMPGNVRGSEIIDCDGQYLVPGYIEPHSHPFQIYNPLTLAQYTSQFGTTTLINDNLLLALQLEKKKAFSFMSQMRNLPTSMFWWCRYDSQTELAEEEKVFSHSNVKSWLEHDAVIQGGELSGWPQLLDGDDMMLHWIQETKRMRKQVEGHFPGASEKTLAKLMLLGVDSDHEAMTGKEVLDRLMQGYMVSLRYSSIRPDLPKLVKEMKELGISQFDKCMLTTDGSPSYFYESGHIDQLIRIAMEQGIPSVDAYNMATINIARYYNIEHLHGNIATGRVANINFLKDIADPTPHSVLAKGVWVKRAGEIVTEAYPSIDWVEFGFEPLKLDWELTYDDMQFSMPFGIKLENSVITKPYSISIDVSGEALSQNHDECFFMLLGRNGNWRINTLLKGFSKEIGGLASSYTGDGDIILLGKNQKDMIKAFNRMKEIGGGIVIYKDGQLALELPLPLKGVMADMSVNELIKTEKKLLQYIKDAGFPFDDPIYTLVFFSATHLPYIRITQRGLYDVMNKNVLFPSIMR from the coding sequence ATGTTAGAGCAACGTTACCGTTGGAAAAACAAATTGTTAAGAAAACATGTTTCCGTCCTAAATGGCGAAATTGCGCCATCCATCATATTGCAAAACGCAAAATATCTTAATCAGATTTTGCGAAAATGGATTTGTGCAAACATTTGGATATACCAAGATAGAATCATTTATGTCGGGCAAGAGATGCCTGGAAATGTCCGCGGCAGTGAAATTATTGATTGTGATGGTCAATATTTAGTGCCGGGCTATATAGAACCGCATTCCCATCCTTTTCAAATATATAATCCCCTTACACTTGCTCAATATACATCTCAATTTGGAACAACAACGCTCATAAATGATAACCTTCTATTGGCTTTGCAGTTAGAAAAAAAGAAAGCGTTTTCTTTTATGAGTCAGATGCGGAACCTTCCAACGTCAATGTTTTGGTGGTGCCGGTATGATTCTCAGACAGAGCTTGCAGAAGAGGAAAAAGTATTCTCCCACAGCAATGTTAAAAGCTGGCTTGAGCATGATGCTGTCATTCAAGGTGGGGAGCTTAGCGGTTGGCCGCAACTGTTGGATGGTGATGATATGATGCTCCATTGGATTCAAGAGACGAAACGGATGCGAAAGCAAGTAGAGGGACATTTTCCCGGAGCATCGGAAAAAACATTAGCAAAGCTGATGCTGCTTGGAGTTGACAGTGATCATGAGGCAATGACAGGCAAGGAAGTGCTTGACCGGCTGATGCAAGGTTATATGGTCAGTCTCAGATACTCATCTATACGCCCTGATTTGCCAAAGCTTGTCAAAGAAATGAAGGAGCTTGGAATCAGCCAGTTTGATAAATGCATGCTGACAACAGATGGGTCTCCGTCCTATTTTTATGAAAGCGGGCATATTGACCAGCTTATCCGCATAGCAATGGAACAAGGAATTCCTTCTGTGGATGCCTATAATATGGCAACCATAAATATTGCAAGATACTACAATATTGAGCACCTGCACGGAAATATTGCGACTGGCAGAGTCGCTAATATTAATTTCCTAAAGGACATCGCTGATCCAACACCTCACTCTGTTTTGGCAAAAGGAGTCTGGGTAAAGCGGGCAGGTGAGATAGTGACAGAGGCGTACCCTTCCATTGATTGGGTGGAATTTGGTTTTGAGCCATTAAAGCTGGACTGGGAATTGACTTATGACGATATGCAATTCTCCATGCCATTCGGAATAAAGCTTGAAAACTCTGTTATCACAAAACCATACTCCATTTCCATTGATGTATCTGGTGAGGCGCTTTCCCAAAATCATGATGAGTGTTTCTTTATGCTGTTAGGAAGAAACGGAAATTGGAGAATAAACACACTTCTTAAAGGATTCTCGAAGGAAATAGGCGGTTTGGCAAGCTCTTATACAGGCGATGGAGATATTATCCTCTTAGGAAAAAATCAGAAAGACATGATAAAGGCTTTCAATAGGATGAAAGAGATAGGCGGAGGAATTGTCATATACAAGGACGGCCAATTGGCTTTAGAGCTGCCGCTGCCTTTAAAAGGTGTAATGGCTGATATGTCTGTTAATGAATTGATTAAGACAGAAAAAAAGTTATTACAATATATTAAGGATGCTGGCTTTCCTTTTGACGATCCAATATATACGCTTGTTTTCTTTTCCGCTACCCATCTACCGTATATAAGAATTACCCAGAGAGGTTTATATGATGTCATGAATAAAAATGTACTCTTTCCGTCAATAATGCGTTAA
- a CDS encoding MarR family transcriptional regulator, producing MANEIDMLKLENQLCFLLYASSREMTKKYKTLLEDLDVTYPQYLVLLLLWEHEVLSVKSMGEELYLDSGTLTPMLKRMEQNGLIKRERSQEDERSVMVSLTEQGKSLKEKAACIPAEIFKLSNKEPQEFSQLKNSLAHLLQQLAK from the coding sequence ATGGCAAATGAAATAGATATGCTTAAACTGGAAAATCAGCTCTGTTTTTTGCTTTACGCCAGTTCAAGAGAAATGACTAAAAAATACAAAACTTTGCTTGAGGATCTTGATGTGACTTATCCTCAATATTTAGTTCTACTGTTATTATGGGAGCATGAGGTGCTAAGTGTGAAAAGCATGGGAGAAGAGCTGTACCTTGATTCAGGCACATTAACTCCAATGTTAAAACGGATGGAACAGAACGGTCTTATCAAGAGGGAACGTTCCCAAGAAGACGAGCGCTCTGTTATGGTATCGTTAACAGAACAAGGCAAAAGCCTTAAAGAAAAAGCAGCCTGCATTCCAGCAGAAATATTCAAGCTTTCTAATAAAGAACCACAGGAATTTAGTCAGTTAAAAAATTCCCTGGCTCATCTTTTACAGCAGCTTGCCAAATAA
- a CDS encoding YerC/YecD family TrpR-related protein: MQIDKLRGKELDQLFKSILSLENLEECYQFFDDLCTVNEIQSLSQRLEVARMLREGNTYHSIEKETGASTATISRVKRCLNYGNDAYVMALDRIQEDKTSEEESE, encoded by the coding sequence ATGCAAATTGATAAACTAAGAGGGAAAGAGCTGGATCAGCTATTTAAATCCATCCTTTCATTAGAGAATTTAGAAGAATGCTATCAATTTTTCGATGATTTATGCACAGTTAATGAAATTCAATCACTTTCACAGCGTCTTGAGGTTGCAAGAATGTTGCGAGAAGGAAATACCTATCATAGCATTGAAAAAGAAACTGGTGCTAGCACAGCTACAATCTCCCGTGTGAAAAGATGCTTGAACTACGGCAATGACGCCTATGTTATGGCATTGGACAGAATTCAAGAAGACAAGACTTCGGAAGAAGAAAGTGAATAA
- the pcrA gene encoding DNA helicase PcrA: MQFLTDKILNGLNPEQQKAVKATEGPLLIMAGAGSGKTRVLTQRIAYLMVEKGVNPYNILAITFTNKAAKEMRHRIAGVLGGASEDIWISTFHSMCVRILRKDIDRIGYNRNFTILDTTDQQSVVKQILKERNIDPKKHDPRAILASISSAKNELITPEEYAKTAGDYFAQIASDVYTEYQRRLRKNHALDFDDLIMQTIHLFQRVPEVLEFYQRKFQYIHVDEYQDTNRSQYMLVKLLASRFRNLCVVGDSDQSIYRWRGADIANILSFEKDYPNATVVMLEQNYRSTKKILQAANKVIENNTGRKDKNLWTENEDGNKIHYYRADSEQGEAQFVIGKIQEIRRETSKKLADIAILYRTNAQSRVMEEMLLKSNIEYSIVGGIKFYDRKEIKDTLAYLRLIANPDDDISLQRVINVPKRGIGSSSIDKIANFAAMHDMSMYDAIESVELIGLSPKITKSVAEFHNFIRKYSEMQEYLSVTELVEEVIEKSGYLEALKAEKSIESQSRIENIEEFMSVTKNFEDTNEDKSLIAFLTDLALVADIDKLDDDGNQADAVVLMTLHSAKGLEFPVVFLIGLEEGVFPHSRSLMEEVEMEEERRLAYVGITRAEQQLFITNAQMRTLFGRTNMNPPSRFIKEIPEDLLEGVPERKSESRFSARPAAPAARKAVIRPAARTTGGEDIGWNVGDKAVHGKWGTGTVVSVKGDGDSKELDIAFPSPVGIKRLLAKFAPIQKG, translated from the coding sequence ATGCAATTTTTAACAGATAAAATATTAAATGGTTTAAATCCTGAACAGCAAAAGGCTGTTAAGGCAACAGAAGGCCCGCTTCTTATAATGGCAGGAGCAGGAAGTGGAAAGACAAGAGTGCTTACACAAAGAATCGCTTATTTGATGGTTGAAAAAGGGGTTAATCCATACAACATCTTAGCGATAACATTTACGAATAAAGCAGCAAAGGAAATGAGACATAGGATTGCAGGAGTGCTTGGCGGCGCGAGCGAGGATATCTGGATTTCCACATTCCACTCCATGTGTGTCCGCATCCTGAGGAAGGATATCGACAGAATCGGCTATAACAGAAACTTTACGATTTTGGATACGACAGACCAACAGTCTGTAGTAAAGCAAATTTTAAAGGAAAGAAACATCGATCCGAAGAAACATGATCCTCGGGCGATATTGGCAAGCATCAGCTCTGCTAAAAACGAACTGATTACACCAGAGGAATATGCAAAAACAGCAGGGGATTATTTCGCTCAGATTGCCAGTGATGTATATACCGAATACCAAAGACGTTTAAGAAAGAACCACGCTTTGGATTTCGATGACTTGATTATGCAGACAATCCACTTGTTCCAGCGTGTACCGGAAGTTCTTGAATTTTATCAACGCAAGTTCCAGTATATTCATGTAGACGAGTATCAAGATACGAATAGATCTCAGTATATGCTTGTAAAACTGCTTGCAAGCAGATTCCGCAATCTTTGTGTTGTAGGTGATTCTGACCAGTCTATTTATCGTTGGCGCGGGGCGGATATTGCCAACATCCTTTCATTCGAGAAGGATTACCCGAACGCAACGGTGGTCATGCTTGAGCAAAACTACCGTTCTACGAAGAAGATTCTTCAAGCTGCCAACAAAGTTATTGAAAACAACACAGGCAGAAAAGATAAAAATCTGTGGACGGAAAATGAAGATGGAAATAAAATTCATTACTATCGTGCAGACAGTGAGCAAGGGGAAGCACAATTTGTGATTGGTAAGATCCAAGAAATCAGAAGAGAAACCTCAAAAAAACTGGCTGATATTGCGATTCTTTACCGTACAAATGCTCAATCTCGTGTAATGGAAGAAATGCTTCTAAAATCAAATATTGAATATTCCATTGTCGGGGGAATAAAGTTCTACGATAGAAAAGAAATTAAAGATACACTTGCTTATTTAAGACTGATTGCAAATCCCGATGATGATATTAGCTTGCAAAGGGTCATAAATGTGCCGAAACGAGGGATTGGTTCAAGCTCTATCGATAAAATCGCTAATTTTGCAGCAATGCATGATATGTCTATGTATGATGCGATTGAATCAGTTGAGCTAATTGGATTAAGCCCAAAAATCACAAAATCAGTAGCAGAATTCCACAACTTCATCCGTAAGTACAGTGAAATGCAGGAGTACTTGTCTGTAACGGAGCTGGTGGAGGAAGTGATTGAAAAGTCTGGTTATCTAGAGGCGCTGAAAGCAGAGAAATCGATTGAATCCCAAAGCAGAATTGAGAATATCGAGGAGTTCATGTCTGTTACGAAAAACTTTGAGGACACGAATGAAGACAAGTCTTTAATTGCCTTCCTGACAGATTTAGCTCTTGTTGCAGACATCGATAAGCTTGATGATGACGGCAATCAGGCAGATGCTGTTGTACTAATGACGCTCCACTCGGCAAAAGGACTGGAGTTTCCAGTAGTATTCTTGATTGGTCTGGAAGAAGGAGTTTTCCCGCATTCCCGTTCCCTTATGGAGGAAGTGGAAATGGAGGAGGAAAGAAGACTTGCCTATGTTGGGATTACAAGGGCAGAACAGCAGCTGTTCATAACAAACGCTCAAATGAGAACATTGTTTGGTCGTACGAATATGAATCCTCCTTCCCGTTTCATTAAGGAAATACCAGAAGATTTATTAGAAGGAGTTCCAGAAAGAAAGAGCGAATCGAGATTCAGTGCCAGACCGGCAGCACCTGCAGCAAGAAAAGCAGTTATACGCCCTGCGGCAAGGACAACAGGTGGAGAGGATATTGGCTGGAATGTCGGAGATAAGGCGGTTCACGGTAAATGGGGAACCGGTACGGTAGTAAGCGTTAAGGGAGACGGAGACTCCAAGGAGCTTGATATTGCATTCCCAAGTCCGGTAGGCATAAAGAGACTATTGGCGAAATTTGCGCCGATCCAAAAAGGCTGA
- a CDS encoding YueI family protein, which yields MTNPNLDDYLQQGMYGTKETKPEERRQFLGTIRERIVLALRQSQVREPDVYKEAEEAIKGNKGAKLYLNGHLDYSYLSKYLKIANQQNMEYTIVTNNDYNSDIGLLIAYDHAVDKEDIYVTENSAEKKADEPKEKKGFFAKLFKR from the coding sequence ATGACAAATCCAAATTTAGATGATTACCTGCAGCAAGGTATGTACGGCACTAAAGAAACAAAGCCTGAAGAAAGAAGGCAGTTTCTCGGAACAATCAGGGAAAGGATTGTTCTTGCTTTGAGGCAGAGCCAAGTAAGAGAACCAGATGTCTATAAAGAGGCAGAGGAAGCTATTAAAGGCAATAAGGGGGCAAAACTTTATTTAAACGGCCACTTGGATTATTCCTATTTGTCTAAGTACTTAAAAATCGCCAATCAGCAAAACATGGAATATACAATTGTAACAAATAACGATTATAACAGTGATATCGGTTTGCTGATAGCATATGACCATGCAGTAGACAAAGAAGATATTTATGTAACAGAAAATTCAGCAGAAAAGAAGGCAGACGAACCGAAAGAGAAAAAAGGATTTTTTGCTAAGCTCTTCAAAAGATAA